A genomic window from Flintibacter sp. KGMB00164 includes:
- a CDS encoding TetR/AcrR family transcriptional regulator, with product MAKKNNRDTKGRIIEAAWSLFYRQGYDDTTVEEIIQESGTSRGSFYHYFEGKDALLSSLSYLFDRKYEELSPTLDPQQDRFDQLMYLNRELFIMIENSISLDLLARLYSSQLVTRGEKHLLDHNRTYYKLLRQIMAQGQQRGELRSDVTVSELVRVYALCERALIYDWCLSGGGYSLPQYSQTMLPLFFGGFRRTSSTNIP from the coding sequence ATGGCCAAGAAAAACAACCGGGATACCAAGGGCCGCATCATCGAGGCAGCCTGGAGCCTCTTCTACCGTCAGGGCTACGACGACACCACGGTGGAGGAGATCATCCAGGAGTCGGGCACCTCCCGCGGCTCCTTCTACCACTACTTTGAGGGCAAAGACGCCCTGCTCTCCTCCCTGTCCTACCTCTTTGACCGGAAGTACGAGGAGCTCTCCCCCACCCTGGACCCCCAGCAGGACCGCTTTGACCAGCTGATGTACTTAAACCGGGAGCTATTCATCATGATCGAAAACTCCATCTCTCTGGACCTGCTGGCCCGGCTCTACTCCTCCCAGCTGGTGACCCGGGGCGAGAAGCACCTGCTGGACCACAACCGCACCTATTATAAATTGCTGCGGCAGATCATGGCCCAGGGCCAGCAGCGGGGCGAACTGCGCAGTGACGTGACGGTAAGCGAGCTGGTGCGGGTATACGCCCTTTGTGAGCGTGCGCTCATCTATGACTGGTGTCTGTCCGGCGGCGGCTACTCCCTGCCCCAGTACAGCCAGACCATGCTGCCCCTGTTCTTTGGCGGCTTTCGGCGCACATCGTCTACCAACATTCCTTAA
- the yfbR gene encoding 5'-deoxynucleotidase, whose product MAYHFFPMIARMRYINRWGLMRNTDPENIQEHSHMVAVLAHALAVIHNEKFGGQVDPGTVAVAALYHDASEILTGDMPTPIKYDNPDIQSAYKAVEAVAEQKLLSMLPPDLRGAYDEVLTIPDPEVRALVKAADKLSAYLKCVEELKAGNNEFKKAKEQTLAALEENTLPALQYFMEEFLSGFELTLDELQDSVNR is encoded by the coding sequence GTGGCCTACCACTTTTTCCCCATGATTGCCCGTATGCGGTACATTAACCGCTGGGGACTCATGCGCAACACCGATCCTGAGAATATCCAGGAGCACTCCCACATGGTGGCCGTTCTGGCCCACGCTCTGGCCGTTATCCACAATGAAAAGTTCGGCGGACAGGTGGACCCGGGGACGGTGGCGGTGGCTGCCCTCTATCACGACGCCAGCGAGATCCTTACCGGCGACATGCCCACCCCCATCAAGTATGACAACCCGGATATCCAGTCGGCCTATAAGGCGGTGGAGGCGGTGGCGGAGCAAAAGCTGCTGAGCATGCTGCCTCCCGACCTGAGGGGAGCCTACGACGAGGTGCTTACCATCCCAGACCCGGAGGTGCGCGCCCTGGTCAAGGCGGCGGACAAGCTTTCAGCCTATCTCAAGTGTGTTGAGGAGCTGAAGGCAGGCAACAACGAGTTTAAGAAGGCAAAGGAACAGACCTTGGCCGCTCTGGAGGAAAATACCCTGCCAGCCCTGCAATACTTTATGGAGGAGTTTCTCTCCGGCTTTGAGCTCACCCTGGATGAGCTGCAAGACAGCGTAAATCGTTGA
- a CDS encoding prolyl-tRNA synthetase associated domain-containing protein, which produces MYIDPVCHTGRPSDQRIPQEEAVYDKLEELGIEFARVDHDHADTMEDCLKIESILGAKICKNLFLCNRQQTEFYLLMMPGDKPFKTKFLSAQLGCSRLSFADENHMRDYLSTIPGSVSALELLFDKENEVRLVIDRDLMNDEYISGHPGISTSTIRLKKEDLLKYVQAVGHEPTYIDLPDPRTMEE; this is translated from the coding sequence ATGTATATTGACCCTGTCTGCCACACGGGCCGTCCCTCCGACCAGCGCATCCCCCAGGAGGAGGCCGTCTACGATAAACTGGAGGAACTGGGGATTGAATTTGCCCGGGTAGATCACGACCACGCCGACACCATGGAGGACTGCTTGAAAATCGAGTCCATCCTGGGAGCCAAGATCTGCAAGAATCTGTTCCTCTGCAACCGCCAGCAGACGGAGTTCTATCTGCTGATGATGCCAGGGGATAAGCCCTTCAAGACCAAGTTCCTCTCCGCTCAGCTGGGTTGTTCCCGTCTCTCCTTTGCCGACGAGAACCACATGCGGGACTACCTGTCTACTATTCCCGGCTCCGTCTCCGCCCTGGAGCTGCTGTTTGACAAGGAGAACGAGGTGCGCCTGGTGATCGACCGGGATCTTATGAACGACGAGTACATCTCCGGCCACCCCGGTATCTCCACCTCCACCATCCGCCTGAAGAAGGAGGATCTGCTCAAGTATGTCCAGGCGGTGGGCCATGAGCCTACCTACATCGACCTGCCCGATCCCCGCACCATGGAGGAGTAA
- a CDS encoding helix-turn-helix transcriptional regulator has product MTLGEKICTLRTGKGLSQEDLAAKLEVSRQSVSKWETGQSVPDLEKIIKLADLFGVNVDELVREGERPQPPKPETKVVYVKEKREWTAAQKVGICLLAVGGALTLLGLAYGGVLSLAGIALVVLGLPLLLAKKHPWMALGWTCVALSLLVLNPHTSVTPWGLIGGVRMFLSCYPEHWYYATQLGVSISVARGLLTLVLMVFTWRAWRKKRQEKELP; this is encoded by the coding sequence TTGACTCTGGGAGAAAAAATCTGCACGCTGCGCACCGGGAAAGGGCTGTCCCAGGAGGATCTGGCGGCAAAGCTGGAGGTATCCCGGCAGAGCGTGAGCAAGTGGGAGACGGGCCAGTCGGTGCCCGACCTGGAGAAAATTATCAAATTGGCCGACCTGTTTGGGGTGAACGTGGATGAACTGGTGCGGGAGGGGGAACGCCCCCAGCCCCCCAAACCGGAGACCAAAGTGGTCTATGTGAAGGAGAAGCGGGAGTGGACGGCGGCCCAAAAGGTAGGGATCTGTCTGCTGGCGGTGGGAGGAGCCCTCACCCTGCTTGGGCTGGCTTACGGCGGGGTGCTGTCTCTGGCGGGAATAGCGCTGGTGGTACTGGGCCTGCCCTTGCTGCTGGCAAAGAAACACCCCTGGATGGCGTTGGGGTGGACATGTGTTGCGTTGAGCCTGTTGGTGCTCAACCCCCATACCTCCGTCACCCCCTGGGGACTGATCGGCGGGGTGCGGATGTTTCTGAGCTGTTATCCGGAACACTGGTACTATGCCACCCAGCTGGGTGTATCCATCTCGGTGGCCCGGGGTCTGCTGACCCTGGTGCTGATGGTCTTTACCTGGCGGGCCTGGAGAAAGAAAAGACAAGAAAAAGAGCTGCCTTGA
- a CDS encoding ACT domain-containing protein, translated as MKAIVTVIGKDQVGITAAVCSLLAQHNINILDISQTILQDYFTMVMLVDTSACQLSIGELSDLLDQAGKERALSIRIQREDIFNAMHRI; from the coding sequence ATGAAAGCCATTGTTACTGTCATCGGCAAGGACCAGGTGGGCATCACTGCCGCCGTGTGTTCTCTGCTGGCCCAGCACAACATTAACATCCTGGACATCAGCCAGACCATTCTGCAGGACTACTTCACCATGGTTATGCTGGTGGATACTTCCGCCTGCCAGTTGTCCATCGGCGAGCTGTCCGACCTGCTGGACCAGGCGGGCAAGGAGCGCGCTTTGTCCATCCGCATCCAGCGGGAGGATATCTTCAATGCTATGCATAGAATTTAA
- a CDS encoding PFL family protein has protein sequence MLNQNEIMQTIQMIDQQHLDVRTITMGISLLSCARSDPKAACDAIYDKITRYAENLVATGEAIEKEFGIPIVNKRISVTPIALVAAAADTDNYAPFAVALDKAAKTTGVNFIGGFSALVQKGMTQADRNLIASIPEALSTTDLVCSSVNVGSTKAGIDMDAVALMGRTIKDLAQRTADQGGFGCAKLVVFCNAVEDNPFMAGAFHGVGEPERVINVGVSGPGVVYHALQSVKGQPFDVVAETIKKTAFRITRMGQLVAQEASRRLDTPFGIVDLSLAPTPAIGDSVARILEEMGLEVCGTHGTTAALALLNDAVKKGGVMASSHVGGLSGAFIPVSEDEGMIAAASSGALTLDKLEAMTCVCSVGLDMIAVPGDTPAETISAIIADEAAIGMVNSKTTAVRLIPAPGKKVGDMVEFGGLLGSAPVQPVHPFSAKAFVDRGGRIPAPMQSLKN, from the coding sequence ATGCTCAATCAAAATGAAATTATGCAGACGATCCAGATGATTGACCAGCAGCATCTGGATGTGCGCACCATCACCATGGGAATTTCCCTGCTCTCCTGCGCCCGCAGCGACCCCAAGGCCGCCTGCGACGCGATCTACGATAAGATCACCCGCTATGCCGAGAATCTGGTGGCCACCGGCGAGGCCATCGAGAAGGAGTTCGGCATTCCCATCGTCAATAAGCGCATCTCCGTCACTCCCATCGCCCTGGTAGCTGCCGCGGCGGATACCGACAACTACGCCCCCTTCGCTGTGGCCCTGGACAAAGCGGCCAAGACCACCGGCGTCAACTTCATCGGCGGCTTCTCTGCTCTGGTGCAGAAGGGCATGACCCAGGCTGACCGCAACCTCATCGCCTCCATCCCCGAGGCCCTGTCCACCACCGATCTGGTGTGCTCCAGCGTCAATGTGGGCTCCACCAAGGCGGGCATCGACATGGACGCTGTGGCCCTCATGGGCCGCACCATCAAGGATCTGGCCCAGCGCACCGCCGACCAGGGCGGCTTCGGCTGCGCCAAGCTGGTGGTATTCTGCAACGCCGTGGAGGACAACCCCTTCATGGCCGGCGCCTTCCACGGCGTGGGCGAGCCCGAGCGGGTCATCAACGTGGGTGTCTCCGGCCCCGGCGTGGTGTACCACGCCCTCCAGAGCGTGAAGGGACAGCCCTTCGACGTGGTGGCTGAGACCATCAAGAAGACCGCCTTCCGCATTACCCGCATGGGTCAGCTGGTGGCCCAGGAGGCCTCTCGCCGCCTGGATACCCCCTTCGGCATTGTGGACCTGTCCTTGGCTCCCACCCCCGCTATCGGCGACAGTGTGGCCCGTATCCTGGAGGAGATGGGCCTGGAGGTCTGCGGCACCCACGGTACTACCGCGGCTCTGGCCCTCTTGAACGACGCGGTGAAGAAGGGCGGCGTCATGGCCTCCTCCCACGTGGGTGGCCTGAGCGGTGCTTTCATCCCGGTCAGTGAGGACGAGGGCATGATCGCCGCCGCCTCTTCCGGCGCTCTGACTCTGGACAAGCTGGAAGCCATGACCTGCGTGTGCTCTGTGGGTCTGGATATGATCGCTGTCCCCGGCGACACCCCCGCCGAGACCATCTCCGCCATCATTGCCGACGAGGCGGCCATCGGTATGGTCAACTCCAAGACCACTGCCGTGCGCCTCATCCCTGCCCCCGGCAAGAAGGTGGGCGACATGGTGGAGTTTGGCGGCCTGCTGGGCTCCGCCCCCGTACAGCCCGTCCATCCCTTCTCCGCCAAGGCCTTTGTGGACCGCGGCGGCCGCATCCCTGCTCCCATGCAGAGCCTTAAGAATTAA
- a CDS encoding CorA family divalent cation transporter — translation MKIYRIGQTLAALEQMPETGEGTLVLLTSEELDKCTSLPGLEGTLHHTPLARDARGCKGEWRRGCLCGTVTTPRHTRTGNPIAFGYLLTGTQVVLCDDSGAAHTLVQRLVREKRNVQGSAGRFFYEFFTLLMAKDSRHLESLEDRLVELEEGVMEGSLEHFNHPMNDLRKEVLGWMRYYGQLNNMFRALEEDPDGLFPLGEARLLRLLEQRTARLREEAQLLREYCLQVRELFQAEIDIRQNRIMKILTIVTTIFLPLSLVAGWYGMNFVGMPELGWKYGYPAVIIVSVLVVLISLWIMKKKKFW, via the coding sequence ATGAAGATCTATCGTATTGGTCAGACGCTGGCTGCACTGGAACAGATGCCCGAAACCGGTGAAGGTACTCTGGTACTGCTCACCTCAGAAGAGCTGGACAAATGTACCTCTCTGCCTGGGCTGGAAGGTACCCTGCATCACACCCCGCTGGCCCGGGACGCCCGAGGCTGCAAGGGTGAGTGGCGGCGGGGCTGTCTGTGCGGAACGGTAACTACGCCCCGGCACACCCGCACCGGAAATCCCATCGCCTTCGGCTATTTACTCACGGGAACCCAGGTGGTACTGTGCGATGACAGTGGGGCGGCCCACACCCTGGTACAGCGGCTGGTGCGGGAAAAGCGGAACGTACAGGGCAGTGCCGGACGCTTTTTTTACGAATTTTTCACGCTTTTAATGGCTAAGGACTCCCGCCACCTGGAGAGCCTGGAGGACCGGCTGGTGGAGCTGGAGGAAGGGGTAATGGAAGGAAGCCTGGAGCACTTCAACCACCCCATGAACGACCTGCGCAAAGAGGTATTGGGCTGGATGCGGTACTACGGGCAGCTCAACAACATGTTCCGTGCCCTGGAAGAGGATCCAGACGGGTTGTTCCCCTTGGGTGAGGCTCGGCTGCTGCGTCTGCTGGAGCAGCGCACCGCCCGACTGCGGGAAGAGGCCCAGCTGCTGCGGGAGTATTGCCTCCAGGTCCGTGAACTGTTTCAGGCGGAAATCGACATCCGGCAAAACCGGATCATGAAGATCCTCACCATTGTGACCACCATTTTTCTGCCGCTGTCCCTGGTGGCCGGTTGGTACGGCATGAACTTTGTGGGCATGCCGGAGCTGGGGTGGAAATACGGTTATCCGGCGGTCATCATCGTGAGCGTACTGGTGGTGCTCATCAGCCTGTGGATCATGAAGAAGAAAAAATTCTGGTAA